ACTTCCTGTTGCAGGAGAAATATGGCTGAACTTCTCGCCATGGCCATGGCTGTTGATGATGATGACATGAATGATGGCAATGTTAGTGTTTCTTCGCTTGACCTCAATCCTATAGGTAGCAACGAGAGTGGATATGTGCCGCCTTCACCTGAGGACGTAGCATGGGCTGACTCGTGCCTTATTAATGATCTTGCTATATCGGACCATGGCGTGGATTATTTGAAACATGCCTTACCGGATGCTTTTACAATCTTTTCCGCAGTGATGAGGGATGAATCTCCTCAACAATCTCGTATTTTCCGCACCGTCGAAGAGACAGGAATTTCAGGGATTGTAGATGACACGATTTATGACAAAGATACAGAAAGTTTTTGGTCCAGGATTATCTCAGAAGATGATTTTTCCCCAGCCTATAATGAGGACCTGAGATTAGTTGAAGCCTCCGATTTTGAAGTAGATTCGGAAAATTTGGATGACGACATATTCAAGGTCTGGGAACTTGACATTCCAGATGAGGAAGATATGCTTGTTAAACTGCTCAACAAAGCCCTTGCAGGAGACTTGACCCCTTCAGGTTCCGAAAATCTTGGAGTAGTGGACGATAAGTTACTTGATGATATTATTGCTGGCCTCGGTGACCTGTCTTTGAATCAATCCAACCACTGACTAAGTTATGTTGCAAATCCAAAATTCTGGTCAAGAGCATGCTGCTTTAGATGCAAAGCTTGAATAGTTTAAACAAAATTCAACGAATCCGTTTTGCAGCTTACTGTTTCTGACTTATTTTCTGGTAGAAAGAGGGTGGTATCAAACATAAATTTGCAGATGTTGTTTGTTTTAGTTACTACCCTTATTTAGCTTGATTATCAAGTGGCAACTAGTGTAAGAAAACGGGCTTTTGTCCTTAAACTTCCCTTGTGTATAGGTATTAGATTACTTAGGTAATGCTTTCCTTCCTTTGGACTGGAGTCTATTAGCTGATGCAAGAGATTGGGCTTTAGCTTTAGTGCATGAAATTTTTGGAGTTATGCTTTCTGTTGTGGCACGAGCTGTAGCGTCAGCCACAAATGCTTGCGTCAGGATTGACTACTTACATCACACTTTTTTGCGGTGACTCTTTTTTGGACCCTGCATGCTTCATGCACTaggctgctttttttttttattcttcagCCGTCTAAAATTTGCCACAAACAATTAAGAGTGGGAACTAGTTTTTATTAGTTGTGGTGCAAGTCACAGATCTAAATTTGCTGCAACTTGCTGAGAACCGAAAATCCAGTACAGGGACAGTAGCATTGGGAAAGGCAATGCTGTCTGAGGGACTCCTACGTCCTTCAATGGGCTCACCTTAACTAAACGCAAGGAGATGGGATTAGTTGCACTATATGGCCTTTTTTGAGGTCATTCTTTAAAATATTTCCGTTAGTTCAGTGGGTTAAATTCAGGAAACTACACCCAATGACCTTGGAAATGGGTGGTCTTGAATTCTTGACTCCCACTTTCCCCATGAGCCAAACCTTCAAGGTCAAAAGTTAAAAGTTTTTCTTCGAGGTCAAAAGTCAAAAGTTTTTCTCTAGGATGAAACTTGTTAAACTTGAAGTTTTTGTCATGGGACAAGTGGGGTCAGAATTAGTTCAAGACCACCCACCTCCAAGGCCGTTCTTGTATATCACCGGGTTAAATATCAGTGCTTAAAAGTTGTTGAGTAACtttttatttttccaaaaaattTAGTCCACTAAACTAATGGAGATAGTTTTTAAAAATAGCCTTAATCTGTCCAAAATGGGAATGGGCTAGGGTTTTGAACTTGTAATACGATGATTATAAATTCATTCCATACTGAtcaactttttcttcttttcgGATGATAAATCTATCCTAAGACAAGGAGTGTGAATCAAACTCAATTCGAATTATTGGTGTAAATGCCGCGGCGTGcacctaagttactcggactcttcgaaaGTTTTGTCACACccgtgtcagatcctccaaaaatacactacttttgaaggatctGACA
The sequence above is a segment of the Lycium barbarum isolate Lr01 chromosome 6, ASM1917538v2, whole genome shotgun sequence genome. Coding sequences within it:
- the LOC132599230 gene encoding uncharacterized protein LOC132599230 isoform X1 produces the protein MLRLMSESPDAVSFPAFRRNMAELLAMAMAVDDDDMNDGNVSVSSLDLNPIGSNESGYVPPSPEDVAWADSCLINDLAISDHGVDYLKHALPDAFTIFSAVMRDESPQQSRIFRTVEETGISGIVDDTIYDKDTESFWSRIISEDDFSPAYNEDLRLVEASDFEVDSENLDDDIFKVWELDIPDEEDMLVKLLNKALAGDLTPSGSENLGVVDDKLLDDIIAGLGDLSLNQSNH
- the LOC132599230 gene encoding uncharacterized protein LOC132599230 isoform X2 — encoded protein: MAELLAMAMAVDDDDMNDGNVSVSSLDLNPIGSNESGYVPPSPEDVAWADSCLINDLAISDHGVDYLKHALPDAFTIFSAVMRDESPQQSRIFRTVEETGISGIVDDTIYDKDTESFWSRIISEDDFSPAYNEDLRLVEASDFEVDSENLDDDIFKVWELDIPDEEDMLVKLLNKALAGDLTPSGSENLGVVDDKLLDDIIAGLGDLSLNQSNH